The Nitrosospira lacus genome window below encodes:
- the ppx gene encoding exopolyphosphatase: MLEYSTLAAVDLGSNSFRLQVARVVGKQIYPLDSLREMVRLAAGLTADKRLDEDSQARALDCLKRFGERLRGFPPHSVRAVGTNTLRVAKNAPAFLKKAEAAIGFPIEVIAGREEARLIYLGVAHSLPASTSNRLVMDIGGGSTEFIIGRRLKPVKLESLYMGCVSYSLLFFPDGKITKGAMKRAELAARSEVQAIAAEFSSAHWQDAFGSSGTARALGEIIELNNLDEGGSDGDITPEGLDNFRDYLLRAGDIKKLEISGLRTDRAPVIPGGFAIMSAAFAELGIHRMSQAMGALRQGVLYDLLGRFHNQDMREMTVRQFMQRYRVDSAQAGRVESSALLLGKQLLSDFPDEMEEMLQSLSWAARLHEVGISVAHSGYHKHSAYILGNADMPGFSRMEQGRLSVLALAHRGIIGKARGAVTEPLDFALLFALRLATLFHRSRCDIELPQLEVRMDNTEFELIIEQDWLQRNPLTDTALSAEVEEWATLGFDFRIKERLDGNMGCKTIRSTISV, from the coding sequence ATGCTCGAATATTCCACCCTCGCGGCAGTAGACCTTGGCTCAAACAGCTTTCGTTTGCAGGTAGCACGGGTGGTAGGCAAACAGATTTATCCGCTGGACAGCTTACGTGAAATGGTGCGGCTTGCCGCCGGCCTGACTGCCGACAAGCGGCTCGACGAGGATTCGCAAGCGCGCGCATTGGATTGCTTGAAACGCTTTGGTGAACGTCTGCGTGGTTTTCCGCCACACTCCGTTCGAGCAGTCGGAACAAATACGCTAAGAGTCGCGAAGAATGCACCGGCCTTTCTAAAAAAGGCAGAGGCCGCCATTGGCTTCCCCATCGAAGTTATCGCGGGGCGCGAGGAAGCACGGCTCATTTACCTGGGCGTGGCGCACAGTCTGCCCGCCTCCACCAGCAATCGTCTGGTCATGGATATCGGCGGTGGCTCCACCGAATTTATCATCGGCAGACGGCTGAAACCCGTTAAACTGGAAAGCCTCTATATGGGCTGTGTCAGTTACAGCCTGCTTTTTTTCCCGGATGGCAAGATCACCAAAGGCGCGATGAAGCGAGCTGAACTCGCCGCGCGAAGCGAAGTACAGGCTATCGCCGCCGAATTCTCCAGTGCCCATTGGCAGGATGCATTCGGCTCGTCCGGTACCGCGCGCGCACTGGGTGAAATAATAGAACTGAACAATCTCGATGAGGGCGGTAGTGATGGCGATATCACCCCGGAAGGACTAGACAATTTTCGCGACTATCTGCTCAGGGCTGGCGATATTAAAAAGCTGGAAATTTCTGGATTGCGCACTGACCGGGCGCCTGTCATTCCTGGCGGATTCGCGATCATGTCCGCCGCATTCGCCGAGTTAGGCATCCACCGCATGTCACAGGCTATGGGAGCATTGCGCCAGGGCGTACTCTACGATTTGCTGGGACGCTTCCATAATCAGGACATGCGCGAAATGACGGTGAGGCAATTCATGCAACGCTACCGGGTGGATTCCGCTCAGGCGGGGCGAGTGGAATCGTCGGCGCTACTGCTGGGAAAACAATTACTGTCGGATTTCCCTGATGAAATGGAAGAAATGCTGCAAAGCCTGTCATGGGCGGCAAGGCTGCATGAAGTCGGCATTTCAGTGGCCCATTCCGGCTATCACAAACACTCTGCATACATTCTCGGTAACGCGGATATGCCCGGCTTCTCAAGGATGGAGCAAGGGCGCCTGAGTGTGCTTGCGCTTGCTCATCGGGGCATTATCGGTAAAGCACGAGGAGCCGTTACCGAACCGCTGGATTTTGCCCTGCTGTTCGCGCTGCGCCTGGCAACATTGTTTCACCGCAGCCGCTGTGATATCGAGCTGCCCCAACTCGAAGTGCGTATGGACAATACGGAATTCGAACTGATTATCGAACAGGATTGGCTGCAACGCAACCCCTTGACCGATACCGCGCTATCCGCCGAAGTCGAAGAGTGGGCGACTCTTGGTTTCGATTTCCGTATCAAGGAGCGGCTGGACGGAAACATGGGTTGTAAAACAATCAGAAGTACGATCAGTGTATAG
- the phoU gene encoding phosphate signaling complex protein PhoU, whose protein sequence is MASSEHTSKQFDTDLEAVRTRVLHMGGFVEEQIEKAIEALTSGNENLIENIIADDHRVNAMEVSIDEICSQIIARRQPAAGDLRMIMTVIKTITDLERIGDEAEKIARMAKLIYEADRMHMPRFVEIRHVANIAMEMLHKSLDAFARLDLAAAARVVRQDEKVDEEFRSIMRQLITFMMEDPRKISTALEILFVAKAIERIGDHAKNMAEYVIYMVKGKDVRHVSVEEIEREVRE, encoded by the coding sequence ATGGCAAGCAGCGAACACACATCCAAGCAGTTTGACACCGATCTTGAAGCGGTGCGCACACGTGTGCTGCATATGGGTGGATTTGTGGAAGAACAGATTGAAAAAGCCATTGAGGCGCTTACCAGCGGTAATGAAAACCTGATCGAAAATATTATTGCCGATGACCATCGGGTGAACGCGATGGAAGTGTCAATAGACGAAATTTGCAGCCAGATCATCGCGCGCCGCCAACCTGCCGCCGGCGATTTACGCATGATTATGACGGTCATCAAAACCATTACCGATCTGGAACGCATCGGCGACGAAGCGGAAAAGATTGCGCGCATGGCCAAACTGATTTACGAAGCTGATCGCATGCATATGCCCCGGTTCGTCGAGATCAGGCATGTCGCCAATATCGCAATGGAAATGCTGCATAAGTCCCTGGATGCATTCGCCCGCCTGGATCTGGCAGCGGCCGCTCGCGTCGTGCGCCAGGATGAAAAGGTCGATGAAGAATTCCGCTCCATTATGCGTCAACTTATCACCTTCATGATGGAAGATCCGCGCAAAATTTCCACCGCGCTGGAAATCCTGTTTGTAGCGAAAGCAATTGAACGTATTGGCGATCACGCCAAGAATATGGCGGAATATGTTATCTACATGGTCAAGGGCAAGGATGTGCGGCATGTGTCGGTTGAAGAGATCGAGCGTGAAGTCAGAGAGTAA
- a CDS encoding porin → MDHTSEHGNKAISAIAGILLLTILTLNNVHANNLKSTLKDSGMEFGGWINGGGTYNANNPSDGFNGAVTFADRANRFQLNQLNLFIQRAVPSEGTTWDIGGRFDFLFGTDAIYAQAFGISAFDENTGEPSNRGNWDLNLCCKSTRTYGIALPQAYLEAYVPIGNGLNVKAGHFYTPLGYETVPAPDNFFYTRAYILNSGEPFTHTGLMGNYTVNANLSVLAAATTGSATGGWDGGFDKQLDNWGGLAGIIWTSDDKRTSVTVGGTYGETATREPWIMYSTVLQHRITPKTHFVLHHTHGWAGKIFLGDRIKNTEWYSINTHLTYDLLKDLSIGIRAERFNDRDGWRVFSPYRILSATNNKGVSYAGNIPFISAPADYYAVTLGMNWKPAKRLKVDWKSMQKLNIRPNIRYDRADGIDVAFRPFDGRKDQFLFSLDATIPF, encoded by the coding sequence ATGGATCACACATCAGAACACGGAAACAAGGCGATATCTGCTATTGCCGGCATCCTGCTGCTGACTATCCTGACATTGAATAATGTGCATGCGAACAATTTAAAGAGCACCTTGAAGGATAGCGGCATGGAATTCGGCGGCTGGATCAACGGTGGCGGGACTTACAATGCGAATAATCCATCCGATGGTTTCAATGGCGCCGTTACTTTCGCTGACCGGGCCAACCGGTTCCAGTTGAACCAGTTAAATTTGTTTATACAGCGCGCCGTCCCGTCGGAAGGCACCACTTGGGATATTGGGGGCCGTTTTGATTTCCTGTTTGGCACAGACGCCATTTATGCCCAGGCTTTCGGCATTTCGGCATTCGATGAGAATACCGGGGAACCTTCAAATAGGGGCAACTGGGATCTCAATTTGTGCTGTAAGTCGACCCGCACTTATGGCATTGCACTTCCGCAGGCCTATTTAGAGGCTTACGTGCCGATTGGTAACGGTCTTAATGTCAAGGCCGGGCATTTTTACACGCCACTCGGTTATGAGACGGTTCCCGCTCCCGACAACTTTTTCTATACGCGTGCCTACATTTTGAACAGCGGAGAGCCATTTACCCATACCGGTTTGATGGGTAACTATACAGTCAATGCAAATTTATCCGTTCTGGCTGCCGCGACCACCGGCAGCGCTACGGGTGGATGGGATGGCGGTTTCGATAAGCAGCTGGACAACTGGGGCGGTTTGGCTGGCATCATCTGGACCAGCGACGATAAAAGAACCTCGGTCACGGTGGGCGGCACTTACGGAGAAACAGCCACGAGGGAACCCTGGATTATGTATAGCACCGTGCTGCAGCATCGGATCACGCCTAAAACTCACTTCGTTCTGCATCATACTCATGGCTGGGCAGGCAAGATTTTTTTGGGTGACAGAATCAAGAATACCGAGTGGTATAGCATCAACACGCACCTGACCTATGACCTCCTCAAGGATCTGTCCATTGGTATTCGTGCTGAGCGATTCAATGATAGGGATGGCTGGCGTGTTTTTTCGCCCTACCGGATACTTTCCGCTACGAATAACAAGGGCGTCAGTTATGCGGGCAACATTCCATTTATCAGCGCGCCGGCCGACTATTACGCGGTCACCCTGGGTATGAACTGGAAGCCCGCAAAGAGACTGAAAGTGGACTGGAAATCGATGCAGAAATTAAATATTCGTCCGAACATCCGTTATGACAGAGCGGATGGTATTGATGTAGCATTCCGTCCTTTTGATGGCAGGAAGGATCAGTTCCTGTTCTCACTGGATGCTACGATTCCTTTTTAG
- the rpiA gene encoding ribose-5-phosphate isomerase RpiA, producing MTQDEQKRAAAQAAIQHIPAGCVVGVGTGSTANYFIDELSNIKHKIEGAVASSEATAQRLRGHGIEVIDLNSIDALTVYVDGTDEITEHLAMIKGGGGALTREKIVAAVAKKFICIADQSKLVQVLGKFPLPVEVIPMARSYVAREITRLGGEPSLRQGFITDNGNIILDVHGLRILNPVELETALNQITGIVTNGLFAKRGADVLLLGTDTGIRTIAV from the coding sequence ATGACGCAAGATGAACAGAAACGCGCCGCGGCGCAAGCCGCTATTCAGCACATTCCCGCTGGTTGTGTGGTTGGAGTAGGTACCGGCTCCACCGCAAATTATTTCATAGATGAGCTGTCTAATATCAAGCACAAGATCGAGGGCGCGGTGGCAAGCTCCGAAGCAACGGCCCAGCGCCTCAGGGGACACGGTATTGAGGTTATCGATTTGAATAGTATTGATGCACTCACGGTATACGTAGACGGCACAGACGAAATTACCGAGCATCTGGCCATGATAAAGGGGGGGGGCGGCGCGTTGACACGCGAGAAAATCGTCGCCGCTGTGGCGAAAAAATTTATCTGTATCGCGGATCAGAGCAAACTCGTGCAAGTGCTCGGCAAATTTCCGCTCCCGGTGGAAGTGATTCCCATGGCCCGTAGCTATGTGGCACGCGAGATCACGCGGCTGGGAGGGGAACCATCACTGCGTCAGGGATTTATCACGGACAACGGCAATATAATCCTTGATGTGCATGGTTTACGAATTCTGAACCCGGTTGAACTGGAGACAGCGCTTAATCAGATAACGGGGATAGTGACCAACGGTCTTTTCGCGAAGCGCGGCGCCGATGTGCTGCTACTGGGCACCGACACCGGCATCCGGACGATTGCTGTCTGA
- the ilvA gene encoding threonine ammonia-lyase, biosynthetic — MKNDYLERILTAQVYDVAAETPLELASNLSARIHNQLFLKREDMQQVFSFKLRGAYNKMVKLSPTMLKRGVVTASAGNHAQGVALAAQRLHCRATIVMPVTTPQIKMQAVEARGAIVITHGDSYDEAYAHALKFAAEKHATFVHPYDDPDVIAGQGTVGMEILRQRTGPIHSIFVPIGGGGLISGIAAYVKRLHPEIKIIGVEPVDADSMYRSLRAGRRIKLAQVGLFADGVAVKQVGVETFRLCRELVDEIILVDTDAICAAIKDVFEDTRTVLEPSGALSIAGAKLYAKRENIRDKNLIAIASGANMNFDRLRHISERAELGEQREAVMAVTIPEQPGSFRKFCAMLGTKSITEFNYRYADPKEAHVFVAVSVRNRDEAAKLIRSLERSGLRTEDLTDNEMAKLHIRHLVGGRARDVKNERLYRFEFPDRPGALMKFLNSMGHRWNISLFHYRNHGADYGRVLVGMEVPPEEKAEFKEFLKRMENHYWDESSNPAYKLFLA; from the coding sequence ATGAAAAACGATTATCTCGAAAGAATTCTCACGGCCCAGGTTTATGATGTGGCGGCGGAAACTCCATTGGAGCTGGCGTCCAATTTATCTGCACGCATTCACAACCAGTTATTCCTGAAGCGCGAGGATATGCAACAGGTATTTTCATTCAAGTTGCGCGGAGCTTACAATAAAATGGTCAAGCTTTCACCCACGATGCTCAAGCGGGGCGTGGTGACAGCTTCTGCCGGCAATCATGCGCAGGGGGTGGCGCTCGCGGCGCAACGGCTTCATTGCCGTGCAACCATTGTGATGCCTGTTACCACGCCACAAATCAAAATGCAGGCGGTAGAGGCGCGTGGCGCGATCGTGATAACCCATGGCGATTCCTATGATGAGGCCTATGCTCACGCATTGAAGTTTGCGGCGGAGAAACATGCGACTTTTGTGCACCCCTACGACGATCCTGATGTGATCGCGGGGCAAGGTACCGTTGGAATGGAGATCCTGCGTCAGCGCACCGGCCCTATCCACTCGATATTTGTACCGATAGGCGGCGGCGGTCTTATTTCCGGGATTGCAGCCTACGTGAAAAGACTGCATCCGGAAATCAAAATTATCGGCGTCGAGCCTGTCGATGCGGATTCCATGTACAGGTCGCTGCGCGCGGGGCGTCGAATCAAACTTGCCCAGGTGGGGCTATTCGCGGATGGTGTGGCTGTGAAGCAAGTGGGAGTGGAAACCTTCCGCTTGTGTCGTGAACTGGTGGATGAAATCATCCTGGTGGATACCGATGCCATTTGTGCTGCGATCAAGGACGTATTCGAGGACACTCGCACTGTTCTGGAGCCATCGGGGGCGCTTTCGATCGCCGGTGCCAAGCTTTATGCCAAGCGAGAGAATATTCGCGATAAAAATCTGATTGCGATTGCCTCTGGTGCGAATATGAATTTCGATCGGTTGCGTCATATTTCCGAGCGGGCGGAGTTGGGCGAACAGCGGGAAGCAGTGATGGCGGTTACCATTCCCGAGCAGCCTGGCAGTTTCAGGAAATTTTGCGCCATGCTGGGGACAAAAAGCATTACCGAATTTAACTACCGTTATGCTGACCCAAAAGAAGCGCACGTATTTGTTGCAGTGTCGGTACGCAACCGCGATGAAGCAGCAAAGCTGATCAGGAGCTTGGAGAGAAGCGGCCTGCGCACCGAGGATTTAACCGATAATGAAATGGCAAAGCTTCATATACGCCACCTCGTGGGAGGGCGTGCCCGTGATGTAAAGAATGAACGTCTCTATCGTTTTGAATTTCCCGATCGACCCGGAGCGCTGATGAAATTTCTGAACAGCATGGGTCACCGCTGGAATATCAGTCTGTTCCACTATCGCAACCATGGCGCCGACTACGGCCGGGTACTGGTGGGTATGGAAGTGCCCCCCGAAGAGAAAGCCGAGTTCAAGGAATTTCTCAAGCGGATGGAAAATCACTACTGGGATGAAAGCAGTAATCCGGCGTATAAATTGTTTCTGGCATAG
- a CDS encoding porin yields the protein MKCRPKCRSRIIFAIAGSLLPIVMGSSSAYANNVVNFFKDSGIKVGGWINAGATFNPNFPGNGYNGPVTFADRANRFQLNQFNIFIQRTVLTEGKSFDIGGRFDFMFGTDAIYTQAFGIPTFDVNSGQPLNRGNWDLDLCCSSTRTYGIALPQAYMEAYIPVGNGLNVKVGHFYSPTGYETVPAPDNFFYTHAYTFNNGEPFTHTGFMGNYPINKNWSLMGGATTGSATGGWDGSFNRQLGNWGGLGGITWTSDDMRSSVNVTGTYSETSTRSNQPWGIYSVVLQHRITTRTHFVLHHTHGYAGGVLLNGSPKNAEWYGINTHLYYDLLEDLSIGVRGEWFHDRDGFRVPSPFRVVAATNHTGSSFAGAFAPTAAPANYYAVTLGMNWKPAKRLKVDWRPMQKLNIRPNIRYDRADGIAQSYRPFDGRRDQFLFSLDATIPF from the coding sequence ATGAAATGTCGGCCCAAATGCAGAAGCCGGATAATATTTGCCATTGCAGGGAGCCTGTTACCCATCGTTATGGGCTCCAGCAGCGCTTATGCCAATAATGTAGTAAACTTCTTTAAAGACAGCGGTATAAAGGTGGGCGGCTGGATCAACGCCGGAGCGACCTTCAATCCAAATTTTCCAGGCAATGGCTACAATGGCCCCGTCACTTTCGCTGACCGGGCGAATCGTTTTCAACTGAATCAGTTTAATATATTCATACAGCGTACCGTGTTGACCGAGGGTAAATCGTTCGATATCGGCGGCCGCTTTGATTTCATGTTTGGTACCGATGCCATTTATACCCAGGCTTTCGGCATCCCTACTTTTGATGTAAATTCCGGGCAGCCATTAAACCGGGGAAATTGGGATCTGGATCTGTGCTGTTCTTCGACTCGCACCTACGGCATCGCGCTGCCGCAGGCTTATATGGAAGCCTACATTCCGGTGGGTAACGGCCTGAACGTAAAGGTAGGTCATTTTTACTCGCCAACGGGGTATGAAACCGTCCCGGCGCCCGACAATTTCTTTTATACCCACGCCTATACTTTTAATAATGGAGAACCTTTTACCCATACCGGTTTCATGGGCAACTACCCGATCAATAAGAATTGGTCGCTGATGGGTGGCGCCACCACCGGCAGCGCGACCGGTGGATGGGATGGGAGTTTTAACAGACAATTGGGCAACTGGGGGGGGCTAGGCGGTATTACCTGGACCAGCGATGATATGAGAAGCTCGGTTAATGTCACGGGCACCTACAGCGAGACTTCCACACGAAGCAACCAGCCCTGGGGCATCTACAGCGTCGTGCTGCAGCACAGGATCACCACCAGAACGCACTTTGTTCTGCATCATACGCACGGTTATGCCGGGGGCGTTTTATTGAATGGATCACCCAAGAATGCCGAATGGTATGGCATCAACACGCATTTGTATTATGATCTTCTGGAGGATCTGTCCATAGGGGTGCGTGGAGAATGGTTCCACGACAGAGATGGTTTTCGTGTCCCCTCGCCATTCAGGGTGGTTGCCGCCACCAATCACACCGGCTCCAGTTTTGCGGGCGCTTTTGCTCCCACCGCGGCCCCCGCCAATTATTACGCAGTCACCCTGGGCATGAATTGGAAGCCGGCAAAAAGACTTAAAGTTGACTGGAGGCCGATGCAAAAATTGAATATTCGTCCCAATATTCGTTATGACAGGGCAGATGGTATTGCTCAATCCTATCGCCCTTTTGATGGCAGAAGGGATCAATTCCTGTTCTCTCTGGACGCGACCATTCCTTTCTGA
- a CDS encoding GNAT family N-acetyltransferase, with product MNVYTIRIASWQDDGVALRRVRETVFILEQQVPVELEWDEFDMMSLHLLAMDPAGNAIATARLLPNGVIGRMAVLKEWRGRGVGSALLLRVLEEAGKRQIQQVTLNAQLRAVGFYVKFGFRVAEKEFMDAGIPHIKMNFWLS from the coding sequence ATGAATGTCTACACAATACGCATAGCAAGTTGGCAAGATGATGGCGTGGCCCTGCGCAGGGTGCGCGAAACGGTATTTATTCTTGAACAGCAGGTCCCTGTGGAATTGGAATGGGATGAATTCGACATGATGAGCCTGCATTTACTCGCCATGGATCCAGCCGGGAATGCTATTGCGACGGCCCGCCTGTTGCCAAATGGCGTTATTGGACGCATGGCCGTGCTTAAGGAGTGGCGAGGTAGAGGCGTGGGCAGTGCACTGTTGCTGCGAGTGCTGGAAGAGGCGGGGAAAAGACAAATCCAACAGGTAACTTTGAATGCACAGCTACGTGCCGTCGGATTTTATGTCAAATTCGGCTTCCGAGTGGCGGAGAAAGAATTCATGGATGCGGGAATCCCCCACATAAAAATGAATTTTTGGTTATCGTAG
- a CDS encoding porin — protein sequence MTCLPERKVQMRVAFIGSLLAMAMHFPVAHADPTTAYTAANNAAAANIAAGTATDTASVSNSVVEFFKKSGIRVGGWINGGATFNPSHIDGFNGTVTFGDQANRFQLNQFNIFLERAVVAQGSSWDFGGRFDIMFGTDAIFTQAYGVPAFDVNSGQPLARSNWDLDLCCASTRYYGIAVPQAYAEVYVPVGNGLNVKVGHFYTPIGYESVPAPNNFFYSHAYTMQYGEPFTHTGALGNYYINKNWMFMGGTTTGSATGGWDGGFDKQLGNWGGLAGITWTSDDMGSSANISGTYAETSTRSNEPWGMYSIVLKHRITPNMNFVLQHDHGYAGGVLLNGVIQNAEWYGINTHTYYDITPDLSIGVRAEWFRDRDGFRVFSPGRVSAATNNQGLSYALGSGRFGNSTSAPADYYAVTVGMNWKAAKTLKMDWKAMKQFNVRPNVRYDAADGLHNVDYRPFGGHKDQVVLSLDFMVPF from the coding sequence ATGACATGCCTGCCAGAACGCAAAGTCCAGATGCGGGTTGCCTTTATAGGCAGCTTGTTAGCAATGGCCATGCATTTTCCCGTAGCTCATGCTGATCCCACCACCGCTTACACCGCTGCCAATAATGCGGCTGCAGCCAATATTGCGGCTGGTACTGCAACGGATACCGCATCCGTATCCAATTCCGTAGTGGAGTTCTTTAAAAAAAGCGGCATAAGGGTGGGCGGATGGATCAATGGCGGAGCAACCTTCAATCCGAGCCATATTGACGGATTCAATGGCACGGTCACTTTCGGTGATCAGGCCAATCGATTTCAGTTGAATCAGTTCAATATATTTTTAGAACGGGCCGTTGTGGCGCAAGGTAGTTCCTGGGATTTTGGAGGACGCTTCGATATCATGTTTGGCACGGACGCCATTTTTACCCAGGCCTATGGTGTTCCCGCATTTGATGTGAATTCCGGCCAACCCCTGGCCAGAAGTAACTGGGATCTTGATTTGTGCTGTGCTTCGACCCGCTACTACGGAATCGCGGTCCCGCAGGCTTATGCAGAAGTCTATGTGCCGGTCGGTAACGGCCTGAACGTCAAGGTCGGCCATTTTTACACACCAATCGGTTATGAGTCGGTTCCCGCTCCCAATAATTTCTTCTACTCCCATGCCTATACCATGCAGTATGGCGAGCCCTTTACGCATACCGGTGCGTTGGGTAACTACTACATCAACAAGAACTGGATGTTTATGGGAGGCACGACTACCGGCAGCGCCACCGGCGGGTGGGATGGCGGTTTTGATAAGCAGTTGGGTAACTGGGGCGGTCTGGCCGGCATCACCTGGACCAGTGATGATATGGGGAGTTCAGCCAATATCAGCGGGACTTACGCGGAGACATCCACACGAAGCAACGAGCCATGGGGGATGTACAGCATTGTGCTGAAACACCGAATTACCCCCAACATGAATTTCGTATTGCAACACGACCATGGTTATGCGGGGGGGGTATTGTTGAATGGCGTCATCCAGAATGCCGAGTGGTATGGTATCAATACGCATACGTATTACGATATCACGCCTGATCTATCGATCGGTGTCCGTGCCGAGTGGTTTCGCGACAGGGACGGTTTCCGTGTCTTTTCCCCTGGCCGCGTCAGTGCCGCCACCAACAACCAAGGACTTAGTTATGCGCTGGGATCGGGCCGGTTCGGCAATTCCACCAGTGCTCCCGCCGATTATTATGCGGTTACCGTGGGTATGAACTGGAAGGCGGCAAAAACGCTGAAGATGGACTGGAAGGCGATGAAGCAATTCAACGTTCGTCCCAACGTCCGGTATGATGCGGCCGATGGCTTGCATAACGTAGACTACCGGCCCTTCGGCGGGCATAAGGACCAGGTCGTGTTATCACTGGATTTCATGGTGCCGTTCTAA
- a CDS encoding helix-turn-helix transcriptional regulator: MGERQKQLLKLLRSNKPGLSVHELSKGLEITRNAVRQHIASLEAAGLVALGATRPSGGGRPQKLYVLTELANEMSPRQYSWLAQLVVASVRREEGVENMGKRMNEIGANVAQQIRSQYPHLTTHREKVEKLTEVMDQLGYNARNATVSGDEAIIEADNCVFHTMAKKDLEICHLDRGLMETFTDSKVEQHECMARGGSVCRFKLTSNVE; the protein is encoded by the coding sequence ATGGGTGAACGGCAGAAACAATTGCTTAAGTTGCTGCGAAGCAACAAACCAGGTCTGAGTGTGCATGAGCTTTCAAAAGGACTTGAGATTACGCGAAATGCCGTGCGGCAGCATATTGCTTCACTGGAAGCGGCGGGATTGGTGGCGCTCGGAGCGACGCGTCCTTCCGGGGGAGGGCGGCCTCAGAAGCTTTATGTTTTGACCGAGCTTGCCAATGAGATGTCTCCGCGTCAATATTCCTGGCTTGCGCAATTAGTGGTGGCATCGGTTCGGCGCGAAGAAGGCGTGGAAAACATGGGCAAGCGCATGAATGAGATTGGTGCGAACGTCGCGCAGCAGATACGCAGCCAGTATCCCCATTTGACTACGCACAGGGAGAAGGTGGAGAAGCTCACCGAGGTAATGGATCAGCTGGGATATAACGCGAGGAATGCGACGGTATCCGGGGATGAGGCGATAATCGAGGCCGATAACTGCGTATTTCACACCATGGCTAAAAAGGATCTCGAGATTTGCCATCTGGATAGGGGTTTGATGGAAACCTTTACCGACAGCAAGGTTGAGCAGCATGAATGCATGGCGCGTGGCGGAAGCGTGTGCAGGTTCAAGCTTACATCCAACGTGGAGTAA